A stretch of Gemmobacter fulvus DNA encodes these proteins:
- a CDS encoding GNAT family N-acetyltransferase, which produces MYHLEEETEADWWEVEALYDLCFAPGRTALSSYRLRDGVATVAPLCLVLRDEERTLAAVIRYWPVEVDGQDVLLLGPVAVHPTRQGEGLGGLLINESLAEARRLGWERVLLVGDAPYYSRFGFRKLDHVVMPPPTNPDRVLGLELVRNAWQGVQGPVVKAHA; this is translated from the coding sequence ATGTATCATCTCGAAGAGGAAACCGAGGCCGACTGGTGGGAGGTCGAGGCGCTGTATGACCTGTGCTTTGCACCGGGCCGCACCGCATTGTCCTCCTATCGTCTGCGGGATGGTGTGGCCACGGTGGCACCGCTCTGCCTTGTGCTGCGCGATGAAGAGCGCACGCTGGCGGCGGTAATCCGCTATTGGCCGGTCGAGGTCGATGGCCAGGACGTGCTGCTGCTGGGGCCGGTGGCGGTGCACCCGACACGGCAGGGCGAGGGGCTGGGCGGGCTGCTGATCAACGAAAGTCTGGCCGAGGCCCGCCGCCTTGGCTGGGAACGGGTGCTGCTGGTCGGCGACGCGCCCTATTACAGCCGCTTCGGCTTTCGCAAGCTGGATCATGTGGTCATGCCGCCCCCCACCAACCCCGACCGTGTGCTGGGGCTGGAACTGGTACGCAATGCCTGGCAGGGGGTGCAGGGCCCCGTGGTGAAGGCGCACGCCTGA
- a CDS encoding EcsC family protein: MSDSDPLPALPTAPFPEVEIALLAKRARKAGGPLMAVLNKVGGSLESRLSLLPDGLRRQIDAVTLASLDRAFTVAKLGRHAPDLGGAAAPIVAALAGAAGGAGGLATSVAELPVTITLILHTICTAAEAEGFDPAEEWVKAEILQIFASGSPMARDDGVNTAFISARITLTGPALQRLISTLAPKIAAALGQKLAAQSVPVLGALSGAALNATFLSHYRELARIRFALLRHAQTHDAERVIQRFNEAANVRPLLRNA; the protein is encoded by the coding sequence ATGAGTGACAGTGACCCGCTTCCCGCCCTGCCGACCGCACCTTTCCCCGAGGTGGAAATCGCCCTGCTTGCCAAGCGCGCGCGCAAGGCGGGCGGGCCGTTGATGGCGGTGCTGAACAAGGTGGGCGGCTCGCTGGAAAGCCGGTTGTCACTACTGCCCGACGGGTTGCGCCGCCAGATTGATGCGGTCACGCTGGCCAGTCTGGACCGGGCGTTCACCGTGGCGAAGCTTGGGCGGCATGCGCCGGATCTGGGCGGGGCGGCAGCACCGATTGTCGCGGCGCTGGCCGGGGCTGCGGGCGGGGCGGGCGGGCTTGCCACCTCGGTGGCAGAACTGCCGGTGACCATCACCCTGATCCTGCACACGATCTGCACCGCCGCCGAGGCCGAAGGCTTTGATCCGGCAGAGGAATGGGTCAAGGCCGAGATCCTGCAAATCTTTGCCTCGGGCAGCCCGATGGCGCGGGATGATGGCGTCAACACCGCTTTCATCAGTGCGCGCATCACCCTCACCGGCCCGGCCTTGCAGCGGCTGATCAGCACGCTGGCCCCCAAGATCGCCGCCGCCCTGGGGCAGAAGCTTGCCGCGCAATCGGTGCCGGTGCTGGGGGCGCTGTCGGGTGCGGCGCTCAATGCCACTTTCCTCAGCCATTACCGCGAACTGGCGCGCATCCGCTTTGCGCTGTTGCGCCACGCCCAGACCCATGACGCAGAGCGGGTGATCCAGCGGTTCAACGAGGCGGCAAACGTGCGCCCCTTGCTGCGCAACGCCTGA
- the ptsP gene encoding phosphoenolpyruvate--protein phosphotransferase, whose amino-acid sequence MPERSESDSRKLLRRLRDSLALPGKGQDRLDRITHLIADSMGTEVCSIYLFRDEDTLELCATEGLNKASVHKTRLRLGEGLVGRVARSATPINAADAPSEKGFRFMPETGEEIYSSFLGVPIQRVGEKLGVLVVQSKIARQFSDDEVYALEVVAMVLAEMTELGAFAGGDGDGMATLHKQPVMFRGSTGQEGASEGRVWLHEPRVVVTNPVADDPLTEIDRIREAVGQLRVSVDDLLSAESLDKDQKQVLEAYRMFANSRGWLKRMEEDIARGLSAEAAVEKEQSAARARLEQVPDAYLRDRLHDLDDLSNRLLRILTGQGADTGAEMPENPVLIARNIGPAELLEYGRKLKGVVLEEGSVGSHAAIVARALTIPLVIHAERITSEALNGDHILVDGDTGVVHLRPDDAVARSFRDKIAMQAKAQERYTSLRGLPAQSKCGTVTRLLMNAGLMADLPSIEGSGAEGVGLFRTELQFLIRNQMPKRDELAKLYARVMEAAKGRPVAFRTLDIGSDKVLPYMKPQDEPNPAMGWRAIRVGLDKPGVLRMQLQALLRASAGRDLTVMFPFVSELSEFTTARDHLLRERDREAALGHPVPETLRIGAMLETPSLAFAPKQFFDLADFISIGGNDLKQFFFAADRENERVRRRYDTLNVSFLTFLSKIVARCAESETQLSFCGEDAGRPIEAMCFAALGIGTLSMRPASIGPVKSLLRQVDLREVRAVMDDARAAGLESVRPAMMGWLATLPE is encoded by the coding sequence ATGCCCGAACGCAGTGAAAGTGACAGCCGCAAGCTGCTGCGGCGTTTGCGCGACAGTCTGGCCCTGCCCGGAAAAGGGCAGGACCGACTGGACAGGATCACCCATCTGATCGCGGATTCCATGGGCACCGAAGTGTGTTCCATCTATCTGTTCCGCGATGAGGATACGCTGGAACTCTGCGCGACCGAGGGTCTGAACAAGGCGTCGGTGCACAAGACACGGCTGCGGCTGGGCGAAGGCCTTGTCGGCCGGGTCGCGCGCAGTGCCACCCCGATCAACGCCGCCGATGCGCCCTCGGAAAAGGGCTTCCGCTTCATGCCGGAAACCGGCGAAGAGATTTACTCCAGCTTTCTGGGCGTGCCGATCCAGCGCGTCGGGGAAAAGCTGGGCGTGCTGGTCGTGCAGTCCAAGATCGCGCGGCAATTCTCGGATGACGAGGTTTATGCGCTGGAAGTCGTGGCCATGGTGCTGGCCGAAATGACCGAACTCGGGGCCTTTGCCGGTGGCGATGGTGACGGCATGGCGACGCTGCACAAACAGCCGGTGATGTTCCGGGGCAGCACCGGGCAGGAAGGCGCCTCCGAAGGCCGCGTCTGGCTGCACGAGCCGCGCGTGGTGGTGACCAACCCGGTGGCCGATGATCCGCTGACCGAGATTGACCGCATCCGCGAGGCGGTGGGGCAATTGCGCGTATCGGTAGATGATCTTCTGTCGGCGGAAAGTCTGGACAAGGACCAGAAGCAGGTTCTGGAAGCCTATCGCATGTTCGCCAATTCGCGCGGCTGGCTGAAGCGCATGGAAGAAGACATCGCGCGCGGCCTCTCGGCCGAAGCTGCCGTGGAAAAGGAACAGTCCGCCGCCCGCGCCCGGCTGGAACAGGTGCCCGACGCCTATCTGCGCGACCGGCTGCATGATCTGGATGACCTGTCGAACCGGCTGCTGCGCATCCTGACCGGGCAAGGTGCCGATACCGGGGCCGAGATGCCGGAAAATCCGGTGCTGATCGCGCGCAATATCGGCCCTGCGGAATTGCTGGAATACGGGCGCAAGCTGAAGGGCGTGGTGCTGGAAGAAGGCTCGGTCGGATCACATGCGGCGATTGTTGCGCGGGCGCTGACCATTCCCTTGGTGATCCATGCTGAACGCATCACCTCCGAGGCGCTGAATGGCGACCATATCCTTGTCGATGGCGATACTGGCGTCGTGCATCTGCGCCCCGATGATGCCGTGGCCCGCAGCTTTCGCGACAAGATCGCCATGCAGGCCAAGGCGCAGGAGCGGTATACCTCGTTGCGCGGGCTGCCCGCACAATCGAAATGCGGCACCGTCACCCGGCTGTTGATGAATGCCGGGCTGATGGCGGATCTGCCCTCCATCGAAGGCTCGGGGGCCGAAGGGGTGGGCCTGTTCCGCACCGAATTGCAGTTCCTGATCCGCAACCAGATGCCCAAACGCGACGAGCTGGCCAAGCTTTATGCCCGGGTGATGGAGGCCGCCAAGGGCCGCCCCGTCGCCTTCCGCACGCTGGACATCGGCTCGGACAAGGTGCTGCCCTACATGAAGCCGCAGGACGAACCCAACCCGGCCATGGGCTGGCGGGCGATCCGGGTCGGGCTGGACAAGCCCGGTGTGCTGCGGATGCAGTTGCAGGCGCTGTTGCGCGCCTCGGCCGGGCGGGATCTGACGGTGATGTTCCCCTTCGTCAGCGAGTTGAGCGAATTCACCACCGCGCGCGACCATCTGCTGCGCGAGCGTGACCGCGAAGCGGCGTTGGGGCATCCGGTACCCGAGACGCTGCGCATCGGGGCGATGCTGGAGACGCCAAGCCTCGCCTTTGCCCCGAAACAGTTCTTCGATCTGGCCGATTTCATCTCTATCGGTGGCAATGACCTCAAGCAGTTCTTCTTTGCCGCTGACCGCGAGAATGAACGGGTGCGCAGGCGCTATGACACGCTGAATGTCAGTTTCCTGACCTTCCTGAGCAAGATCGTCGCGCGCTGTGCCGAAAGTGAAACCCAGCTGTCCTTCTGTGGCGAGGATGCGGGCCGCCCGATCGAGGCGATGTGCTTTGCGGCCCTTGGCATTGGCACGCTGTCGATGCGCCCGGCCTCGATTGGCCCGGTGAAATCGCTGCTGCGGCAGGTGGATCTGCGCGAAGTGCGTGCCGTGATGGATGACGCCCGCGCTGCCGGGCTGGAAAGCGTGCGTCCGGCGATGATGGGCTGGCTGGCCACTTTGCCGGAGTGA
- a CDS encoding aspartate kinase, producing MPLLVMKFGGTSVADLARIENAAKKVQKEVERGYDVIVIVSAMSGKTNELVGWVETTSKLYDAREYDAVVSSGENVTAGLMALRLQEMGVPARSWQGWQVPINTTSAHSSARFVDIPRANMDAKFAEGFKVAVVAGFQGVSHEGRITTLGRGGSDTTAVAFAAAFGAERCDIYTDVDGVYTTDPRITDKARKLDKIAFEEMLELASLGAKVLQTRSVELAMRYKVRLRVLSSFEDTDEHSGTLVCDEEEIMESKVVSGVAYSRDEAKMTLVTVEDRPGVASAIFGPLAEAGVNVDMIVQNISEKNYGTHTGAVTDMTFSCPVNQVARAQKAMEDARAAGLITYDDLAVDTDVAKVSVVGIGMRSHAGVAATMFKALAAENVNIKVIATSEIKISVLIDRKYMELAVQALHDAFELDKAV from the coding sequence ATGCCGCTTCTGGTGATGAAATTCGGCGGCACCTCGGTAGCCGATCTCGCCCGCATTGAAAATGCGGCGAAAAAAGTGCAGAAAGAGGTGGAACGCGGCTATGACGTGATCGTCATCGTCAGCGCCATGTCGGGCAAGACCAACGAGTTGGTGGGCTGGGTCGAAACCACCTCCAAGCTCTATGACGCGCGCGAATATGATGCAGTCGTATCCAGCGGCGAGAATGTGACCGCAGGCCTGATGGCGCTGCGGCTGCAGGAAATGGGTGTGCCCGCGCGCAGCTGGCAGGGCTGGCAAGTGCCGATCAACACCACCTCGGCGCATAGCTCGGCCCGGTTCGTGGATATTCCTCGCGCCAATATGGATGCGAAATTCGCAGAAGGCTTCAAGGTCGCCGTGGTCGCGGGCTTTCAGGGCGTGAGCCATGAAGGCCGGATCACCACGCTGGGCCGTGGCGGCTCCGATACCACCGCCGTTGCCTTTGCCGCCGCCTTTGGTGCCGAACGCTGCGACATCTATACCGATGTGGATGGTGTCTATACCACCGACCCGCGCATCACCGACAAGGCCCGCAAGCTCGACAAGATCGCCTTCGAGGAAATGCTGGAACTGGCCTCGCTGGGGGCCAAGGTGCTGCAAACCCGGTCGGTTGAACTGGCGATGCGCTACAAGGTGCGGCTGCGCGTGCTGTCCTCGTTCGAGGATACCGACGAACACTCTGGAACTCTGGTCTGCGACGAGGAGGAAATCATGGAATCGAAAGTTGTCTCGGGCGTGGCCTATTCGCGCGATGAAGCGAAAATGACCCTCGTCACCGTCGAGGATCGCCCCGGCGTCGCCTCGGCCATCTTTGGCCCGCTGGCCGAAGCGGGTGTCAATGTCGACATGATCGTGCAGAACATCTCGGAAAAGAACTATGGCACTCATACCGGCGCCGTGACCGACATGACCTTTTCCTGCCCGGTCAATCAGGTGGCCCGCGCCCAGAAGGCGATGGAAGATGCCCGCGCCGCCGGTCTGATCACCTATGACGATCTGGCCGTGGATACCGATGTGGCCAAGGTTTCGGTCGTGGGCATCGGCATGCGCAGCCATGCCGGGGTTGCGGCGACCATGTTCAAGGCACTGGCTGCTGAAAACGTGAACATCAAGGTCATCGCCACCTCCGAGATCAAGATTTCGGTGCTGATCGACCGGAAATATATGGAACTTGCGGTGCAGGCCCTCCATGATGCCTTTGAACTCGACAAGGCCGTTTGA
- a CDS encoding bestrophin family protein, giving the protein MIVRDKPGVMQLLFAVRGSVLPQIAPQLLIVTVVAALAVLVDHTVYRLNYANGTPFAVFGAALSLFLGFRNNAAYDRWWEARKLWGGLLADARLFARELEMFLPDPLLRARLLRLFIAFLHLHRAQLRRLSNDAEALAKAEAAAPGDGLATAAHPPCAAVNLMNRLLAEAHADGRLDGFGARAISTRMASFGLAQASCERIAVTPLPYVYSLLIFRTSWLYCLLLPLGLIDSAGWLTPLFAGIVAYTFFGLAEVTEELAHPFGHTANALPLDAICRAVEISLAPHLGETPPPPLTPRNFRLD; this is encoded by the coding sequence ATGATCGTGCGCGACAAGCCGGGGGTGATGCAGCTGCTGTTTGCGGTGCGCGGCTCGGTTCTGCCGCAGATCGCACCGCAGCTGCTGATCGTGACCGTGGTGGCGGCGCTGGCGGTGCTGGTCGATCACACGGTCTACCGGCTCAACTATGCCAATGGCACACCCTTTGCGGTGTTCGGGGCGGCGCTGTCGCTGTTTCTGGGCTTTCGCAACAATGCCGCCTATGATCGCTGGTGGGAGGCGCGCAAGCTGTGGGGCGGGCTTCTGGCCGATGCCCGGCTATTCGCGCGCGAGCTGGAGATGTTTCTGCCCGATCCGCTGCTGCGGGCGCGGCTGTTGCGGCTGTTCATCGCCTTTCTGCATCTGCACCGCGCACAGCTGCGCCGCCTGAGCAATGATGCCGAGGCGCTTGCGAAAGCCGAGGCCGCCGCCCCCGGCGATGGCCTTGCCACCGCAGCACACCCACCCTGCGCCGCCGTGAACCTGATGAACCGCCTGCTGGCCGAAGCCCATGCCGATGGCCGTCTGGACGGGTTTGGCGCAAGGGCGATCTCCACCCGCATGGCAAGCTTTGGTCTGGCGCAGGCCAGTTGCGAACGCATTGCGGTGACGCCCCTGCCCTATGTCTATTCGCTGCTGATCTTCCGCACCTCGTGGCTCTATTGCCTGCTGCTGCCGCTGGGCCTGATCGACTCGGCCGGCTGGCTGACGCCGCTGTTTGCCGGGATCGTGGCCTATACGTTCTTCGGTCTGGCCGAAGTCACCGAAGAGCTGGCGCATCCGTTCGGCCATACCGCCAATGCGCTGCCGCTGGATGCGATCTGCCGCGCGGTGGAGATCAGCCTTGCGCCGCATCTGGGCGAGACGCCGCCCCCGCCGCTGACCCCACGGAACTTCCGGCTCGACTAA
- the purD gene encoding phosphoribosylamine--glycine ligase has protein sequence MNILILGSGGREHALAWAVGQNPKCDRLIVAPGNAGIAQLAECASIDILNGAAVVNFCEENAIDFVIVGPEAPLAAGVADATRAAGILTFGPSAEAARLEASKAFTKEICDACNAPTAGYARFSEAEAAKDYIRRTGAPLVVKADGLAAGKGVIMGMTVAEALAGIDEIFGGAFGDAGAEVVIEEFMQGEEASFFILTDGITALPIGTAQDHKRVGDGDTGPNTGGMGAYSPAPVLSETIAQRAMDEIVLPTIREMARRGTPYQGVLYAGLMIENGQGRLVEYNCRFGDPECQVLMMRLGAQALDLLQACAEGRLADIQVNWAADHALTVVMAAQGYPGAYVKGTEIKGLTDLPEDSANMVFHAGTSARDGAIVATGGRVLNVTARGATLAEAQARAYAMVDAIDWPEGFCRRDIGWRAL, from the coding sequence ATGAATATCCTCATTCTCGGCAGTGGCGGGCGCGAACATGCGCTGGCCTGGGCGGTCGGGCAGAATCCGAAATGCGACCGGCTGATCGTGGCACCCGGCAATGCAGGCATCGCGCAACTGGCGGAATGTGCCAGCATCGACATCCTGAATGGCGCGGCGGTGGTGAATTTCTGCGAGGAAAACGCCATTGATTTCGTGATCGTCGGCCCCGAAGCGCCGCTGGCCGCCGGGGTGGCCGATGCCACGCGCGCCGCCGGGATCCTGACCTTCGGCCCGTCGGCCGAGGCCGCACGTCTGGAGGCCTCCAAGGCCTTCACCAAAGAGATTTGCGACGCCTGCAATGCGCCGACCGCCGGATATGCGCGGTTCTCGGAAGCTGAGGCGGCGAAGGACTACATCCGCCGCACCGGCGCGCCGCTGGTGGTCAAGGCCGATGGTCTGGCCGCCGGCAAGGGCGTCATCATGGGCATGACCGTGGCCGAGGCGCTGGCCGGGATCGACGAGATCTTTGGCGGGGCCTTCGGCGATGCCGGGGCCGAGGTGGTGATCGAAGAGTTCATGCAGGGCGAAGAGGCCAGCTTTTTCATCCTGACCGACGGCATCACCGCACTGCCCATCGGCACGGCGCAGGATCACAAACGGGTGGGCGACGGCGATACCGGTCCCAACACCGGCGGCATGGGCGCCTATTCCCCCGCCCCGGTGCTGAGCGAGACCATCGCGCAGCGCGCCATGGATGAAATCGTGCTGCCCACCATCCGCGAAATGGCCCGGCGCGGCACGCCCTATCAGGGTGTGCTTTATGCCGGTCTGATGATCGAGAACGGTCAGGGCCGTCTGGTGGAATACAACTGCCGCTTTGGCGACCCGGAATGTCAGGTGCTGATGATGCGGCTGGGCGCGCAGGCGCTCGATCTGTTGCAGGCCTGCGCCGAAGGCCGTCTGGCCGATATTCAGGTGAACTGGGCAGCGGATCACGCGCTGACCGTGGTGATGGCCGCGCAAGGCTATCCGGGGGCCTATGTGAAGGGCACCGAGATCAAGGGCCTGACCGACCTGCCCGAAGACAGCGCCAATATGGTGTTCCATGCCGGCACCTCCGCGCGCGACGGGGCGATTGTCGCCACCGGCGGGCGGGTGCTGAACGTCACCGCCCGCGGCGCGACACTGGCCGAGGCACAGGCCCGCGCCTATGCCATGGTGGATGCGATCGACTGGCCCGAGGGGTTCTGCCGCCGCGACATCGGCTGGCGGGCGCTGTAA
- the xseA gene encoding exodeoxyribonuclease VII large subunit, with amino-acid sequence MMDLFEDTPAPQGNQPEFTVSELSGAVKRVIEGEFGLVRVRGEVGRVSRPASGHLYFDLKDDRSVIAAISWKGQVSKMQTRPEEGMEVVATGRMTTFPGQSKYQLIVEDVAPAGAGALMAMLEKRRAALQAEGLFDPARKQQIPYLPSVIGVVTSPSGAVIRDILHRLRDRFPRHVLIWPVPVQGQACAPEVAAAIRGFNALPAGGPIPRPDLIIVARGGGSLEDLWGFNEEIVVRAAAESAIPLISAVGHETDTTLIDFAADRRAPTPTAAAEMAVPVRLELLAQVDGMGARMAQGVVRGLGLRGQRLRDLSRAQPRPETLTGPAAQRFDAAVQRLGGALGMAVAQKRGALQARAAGLRPEMLRGLIARRADRLEARFAALDAGLSRRLERAHTGIDKWASRLAPALARLLATAAGDITKGRARLALAETRLEAAPARRLAMLAERLEALERMRLTLGYQATLRRGYAVVRGDGAVVTGKADAERASTLEIEFRDGRLVVAAGPAKPGRGKKPGEAPDQGSLF; translated from the coding sequence ATGATGGACCTGTTTGAAGACACCCCCGCCCCGCAGGGCAATCAACCCGAATTCACCGTGTCGGAACTGTCCGGCGCGGTAAAGCGCGTGATTGAAGGCGAATTCGGCCTTGTGCGGGTGCGCGGCGAGGTGGGCCGGGTCAGCCGCCCGGCCTCGGGGCATCTGTATTTCGATCTGAAGGATGATCGCAGCGTGATTGCCGCAATCAGCTGGAAGGGGCAGGTGTCCAAGATGCAGACCCGCCCGGAGGAAGGCATGGAGGTCGTGGCCACCGGGCGCATGACCACCTTTCCCGGCCAGTCGAAATATCAGCTGATCGTCGAGGATGTGGCCCCTGCCGGGGCCGGGGCGCTGATGGCGATGCTGGAAAAGCGCCGTGCCGCCTTGCAGGCCGAAGGGCTGTTCGATCCGGCGCGCAAGCAGCAGATCCCCTATCTGCCTTCGGTGATCGGGGTTGTCACTTCGCCCTCGGGGGCGGTGATCCGCGATATTCTGCACCGGCTGCGTGACCGCTTTCCGCGCCATGTGCTGATCTGGCCGGTGCCGGTGCAGGGGCAGGCCTGCGCGCCCGAAGTGGCCGCTGCGATCCGGGGTTTCAACGCGCTGCCCGCAGGCGGCCCGATCCCGCGCCCGGATCTGATCATCGTGGCGCGCGGTGGTGGCAGTCTTGAGGATCTGTGGGGGTTCAACGAAGAGATCGTGGTGCGGGCGGCGGCGGAGAGTGCCATCCCGCTGATTTCGGCGGTGGGGCACGAAACCGATACCACGCTGATTGATTTTGCCGCCGACCGGCGCGCGCCGACCCCGACTGCTGCTGCCGAAATGGCGGTGCCGGTGCGGCTGGAGCTGTTGGCCCAGGTCGATGGCATGGGCGCGCGCATGGCGCAGGGCGTGGTGCGCGGGCTGGGGCTGCGCGGCCAACGGCTGCGCGATCTGTCGCGGGCGCAGCCGCGCCCCGAGACGCTGACCGGCCCTGCGGCGCAGCGCTTTGATGCGGCGGTGCAGCGGCTTGGCGGGGCGCTTGGCATGGCGGTGGCGCAAAAGCGCGGCGCCTTGCAGGCCCGTGCAGCGGGGCTGCGCCCCGAGATGCTGCGCGGCCTGATCGCGCGCCGCGCCGACCGGCTGGAGGCGCGGTTCGCGGCACTGGATGCCGGCCTGTCGCGGCGGCTGGAACGCGCCCATACCGGCATCGACAAATGGGCCTCGCGGCTGGCCCCGGCGCTGGCGCGGCTTCTGGCCACAGCGGCAGGCGACATCACCAAAGGCCGGGCACGGCTGGCGCTGGCCGAGACCCGGCTGGAGGCCGCGCCGGCGCGGCGTCTGGCGATGCTGGCCGAGCGGCTGGAGGCACTGGAGCGGATGCGCCTGACGTTGGGCTATCAGGCGACGCTGCGCCGGGGCTATGCCGTGGTGCGCGGCGATGGCGCGGTGGTCACCGGCAAGGCCGATGCCGAACGTGCCAGCACGCTGGAGATCGAGTTCCGCGACGGACGGCTGGTTGTGGCAGCAGGCCCCGCCAAACCGGGCCGTGGCAAGAAGCCGGGCGAGGCCCCGGATCAGGGCAGCCTGTTCTGA
- a CDS encoding alkane 1-monooxygenase, with amino-acid sequence MSRPLPVPPMILFAAAALLPLGLLLAGLWWGGGWLLAGLLYMGVLTACLDHLVPLVAPDAPEGAEFPAADALLLALGLGHLLAFPLVVWAIAGDSDLSTPMRVVAFLGFGQFFGQVSNPVAHELIHRGARGLFRLGMVIYVTMLNGHHTSAHRLVHHRHVASEADPNTARGEESFYAFLPRAYLGSFRAGREAETTRRAAAGGVHPYWIYVGGGLACLGLGVLLAGPAGGLVWLALAAYATAQLMLSDYVQHYGLSRARLPDGRLEPVSDRHSWNAPHWFSSGLMLNAPRHSDHHAHPARPYPALRLPHAEDAPRLPYSLPLCSVIALFPRRWRRLMRPRLKRWQR; translated from the coding sequence ATGAGCCGCCCCCTGCCCGTACCGCCGATGATCCTGTTTGCCGCTGCCGCCTTGCTGCCGCTGGGGCTGTTGCTGGCTGGTCTGTGGTGGGGCGGCGGCTGGCTGCTCGCAGGGTTGCTTTATATGGGGGTGCTGACCGCCTGTCTGGACCACCTTGTGCCGCTGGTGGCCCCGGATGCGCCCGAGGGGGCGGAGTTTCCCGCCGCCGATGCGCTGCTTCTGGCGCTGGGGCTGGGGCATCTGCTGGCCTTTCCGCTGGTGGTCTGGGCGATTGCCGGGGACAGCGATCTGTCGACCCCGATGCGCGTCGTGGCCTTTCTGGGCTTTGGCCAGTTCTTCGGGCAGGTGTCGAACCCTGTGGCGCATGAGCTGATCCATCGCGGCGCGCGCGGGCTGTTCCGGCTGGGCATGGTGATCTATGTCACCATGCTGAACGGGCATCACACCTCGGCGCATCGGCTGGTGCATCACCGGCATGTGGCGAGTGAGGCTGATCCCAATACTGCACGGGGCGAGGAGAGCTTTTACGCCTTTCTGCCACGCGCCTATCTGGGCAGTTTCCGCGCCGGGCGGGAGGCCGAAACCACGCGGCGGGCGGCGGCGGGCGGGGTGCATCCCTATTGGATCTATGTCGGGGGCGGGCTGGCCTGTCTTGGCCTGGGAGTCTTGCTGGCAGGCCCGGCGGGCGGGCTGGTCTGGCTGGCACTGGCGGCCTATGCGACGGCGCAGCTGATGCTGTCGGATTATGTGCAGCATTACGGGTTGAGCCGCGCCCGCCTGCCCGACGGGCGGCTGGAGCCGGTCAGCGACCGGCACAGCTGGAACGCGCCGCACTGGTTTTCGTCGGGGCTGATGCTGAATGCGCCGCGCCATTCCGATCACCATGCCCATCCGGCGCGCCCCTATCCGGCGCTGCGCCTGCCACATGCAGAGGACGCGCCGCGCCTGCCCTATTCGCTGCCGCTCTGTTCGGTCATTGCGCTGTTTCCGCGCCGCTGGCGGCGGCTGATGCGGCCCCGGCTGAAACGCTGGCAGCGCTGA
- the ftsY gene encoding signal recognition particle-docking protein FtsY, whose product MSFFKKLKDRMFRSSDKIGNSLDALVDAAPVPQPAAAVTEAAKPGLLDRLIGREADAPRRVMDDAMLESLEELLIEADMGVDTALRVAANIAEGRMGRRISTPELKTALAEEVARIMAPVARPMPLYAKRPQVVLVVGVNGSGKTTTIGKLASQFKAAGKTVVIAAGDTFRAAAVEQLQIWGTRAGVPVLTAPEGSDPASLAFDAMTRAQEIGADLLLIDTAGRLQNRADLMEELAKIVRVIRKKDDTAPHNTLLVLDATTGQNAVSQVETFRKLADVSGLIMTKLDGTAKGGVLVSLADKFGLPIHAIGLGEQIDDLAAFDPEDFARALVGLAE is encoded by the coding sequence ATGTCCTTCTTCAAGAAACTCAAAGACCGGATGTTCCGGTCCTCCGACAAGATCGGCAACAGCCTCGATGCGCTGGTGGATGCGGCTCCGGTCCCGCAGCCTGCCGCTGCCGTGACAGAGGCCGCAAAACCCGGCCTGCTCGACCGCCTGATCGGGCGCGAGGCCGATGCGCCGCGCCGCGTGATGGATGACGCGATGCTGGAAAGCCTCGAAGAGCTGCTGATCGAGGCCGATATGGGCGTCGATACGGCCCTGCGCGTCGCCGCCAATATCGCCGAAGGCCGGATGGGCCGCCGCATCTCCACGCCCGAGCTGAAAACGGCCCTGGCCGAAGAGGTGGCGCGCATCATGGCCCCGGTGGCCCGCCCGATGCCGCTCTATGCCAAACGCCCGCAGGTGGTGCTGGTGGTGGGCGTCAACGGCTCCGGCAAGACCACGACCATCGGCAAACTGGCGTCGCAGTTCAAGGCGGCCGGCAAGACGGTGGTGATTGCGGCAGGCGATACCTTCCGCGCCGCCGCCGTGGAACAGTTGCAGATCTGGGGCACCCGCGCCGGGGTGCCGGTGCTCACCGCGCCCGAAGGCTCCGATCCCGCCAGCCTCGCCTTCGATGCCATGACCCGCGCGCAGGAAATCGGTGCCGACCTCCTGCTGATCGACACCGCAGGCCGCCTGCAGAACCGCGCCGATCTGATGGAAGAACTGGCCAAGATCGTGCGGGTGATCCGCAAGAAGGATGACACCGCCCCCCACAACACCCTGCTGGTGCTGGATGCGACCACCGGCCAGAACGCGGTCAGCCAGGTGGAAACCTTCCGCAAACTGGCCGATGTCTCGGGCCTGATCATGACCAAACTCGACGGCACCGCCAAGGGCGGCGTGCTGGTCAGCCTCGCCGACAAGTTCGGCCTGCCCATCCATGCCATCGGCCTCGGCGAACAGATCGACGATCTGGCCGCCTTCGATCCCGAAGATTTCGCCCGCGCCCTCGTGGGCCTTGCTGAATGA